GCCAGCTTCTAACATCTGATTATTGAGGAGATCACGGGTTTAAATTCATGCATATattcttatttaattatttattaagatACCCAAAAAACAATATTGTTAATAAATGGCATCATTAATTAATGTAGACTATTGAATTATGAATTCAGGTCATGGATCAGATTTGAGGATGACAACAGGTAAGATATCCATGAAAATCACTCAACTTGATTTTGAATCCAATTAATATTTTCATAACTCGAATCAGTTCTaaacttgattaaaatttattctccatTATCCAAACCTGTCTCTAAAATCTTATTATAATTACCAGAAAAAAAAAGAATccgtttaatttttatatttttttaattaataatctacagTAAAATTTATTctgattaataatttattttttaaaaattttaataattacataaaatatttaaattccctttatgtaaaataaaatttataaaaatttataaatattatacttATTTAATTAGGTATTTATATCAACGAATTTGGATAACAAATATCCAACatataaaaattcaattcaacCCAAACCCATCatgagtattattttttaaactctAGCCCGTCCTAAACCCAATTATATATTACCTAAATCTGTCATATTAGAATTTAATCAGATCGGATACCCGTAAAAATCTGACCAATTGCCATCCAGATTGTATACAAACTATTaatagattttaattaatttaaagtcTAGACCCAATTAATTAATTGAGTctaaatttcaaaattaattgTGGTGTGGATGGACGTTAATGAAATTAACTTTAAAATTGAGGTgtaattgttaaaattaaaataattggatataattataaaaatttaaaaaatatacctTTTTTTCATTAAACCTCAAATATAATAGAATGGAAATTTTATTGAGAATCCATCAATAAATTGCATCTCGATCCAAAGGAAATCTACAAATGTTCTTGCGGAAAAGCAAGGTCATGCACATCATTATAGATTAATgtgaattaaatataattaaatataatatatagtcAAATTTTTGTTATAAGATGTTATAAGCAaggtaggaaaaaaaaaaaaaaaagacaagcaTATTTTACAAGACCTTGTTTCTACTTTCTACAGCATAATtagtaatatataaaataaatttttttttttaaaaaggttATAATGTTGGTAGTTACCTTAGTGGGCGTAGATGGGGGTTGAACATTATTGGGTTTAAATTGAATCATAAACTAGTTAAATCCCTTAGATTTTGGGGGAAACTATTGTTGCTCAAAGATTGTCGATCGTTGTTCACTGAATTGCTCTCAGTTTGAGAATCCAAGGCAATGCCAAAAAAAAGCTTCAACTTTTGGGATGATGGCTTCATTCAACTCTGCAAATGGGCTACAATTGTGCGATTTATCTCGAAGATGCACGCTTGAATAAAAATCAAATCCAAGGAGGAGATGAAAATTGAATGCTATTAGtgatgaaaagagcatagaggtATTGTCAATAGATTGtctttgattatatatatatatatatatggctgGCTTTATATGTGTTTCAAATTGCGAGACATATAATAATTTTGAAGCGGACTCCAATGTCATTGAGCTGTAGCTCATTGGTATAATTATATCTTTGGCTTTTATTATTACTAAAACGGAATGTTGCTTTCGTTGTGCTGGGTTCTAATCAACCTTGGTAATGCTTCTACTGATTAGAAACTAAGGCATAAAAATGAACTACTAGTACTCTATAATTAACATCTGTGCTAGATTCTTattttaaatcttcattttcaaaAGAGATAAATGAGCCTGAGAGATGAGAAAGGGGTTAGTTcattaaaatccatttcactggATACAAATaaccaattcaaaacataaaaaaaaaaaattgaataacaaAGATCAAGATTAAAAATGCTCATGGTAATGGACAAGATGACGCAGTCATGCATTAaccaagaaaaaaaattaatttctattaatattattatctatacttgaaaaataaaaagaataaacaTTTCTAAATAAATATTTTCCAACCCATCTTCAAGTTTCTGTTGGTGATTCTAAGCGAATGTAATCATACATAATGCCAAAGAAGGGGCTATCACTTCTCGTCTGAGCAAGATAAATTATATTGTTTCCTTGGAGAAGTTGAGAACTTGGTACTTGAATGCTATAGAACCGATATAAACCATGAATTCCATGTCTTGCAATGGCGTTATCCTTGCCTATTAGCCCTGTTGTGAAAAGGGGTCGATTGGCATCGGCATCGTTGACACGCACCTGTTGCATACATGatagaatttttattatttaggatATATGAGATCATTATGCCTTTAAAACAAAAGTCGCACTAAATCGTTAATCAAGGAGTGAATAATATACCTGAAGTTCGGACATAGTAGCTGATGCCAAGGCTACTTGGAGAGTGTAATTTCCACTTTGGTTTACACTTTCAAGTTCAAATATGATCTGCCATGTTGTTGCCTCATATGTCTTGTTTCCTATCCCTCTGCAGTGCAAATAATATTGGAACCATAAGTTAGGGAATCAACTTCAAGTAAATAAAGGATCGAGAGGAATAAATAGGTGTAACAGGTACCTGGTAACGTGGGCAAAGAACCAATCTTGAATATGATTACTAACACCAACGTTATATATGACATCGTTCTTAGGATATAAATCAGCATATCTTTCCCACAATCCATATTGCCTAAATCTGTACAGGCGTAGTAATCAGGAATGAAGCATGATATTAATTTAGGATGAACATGGCATAACGGAAAGGCATGTGGCAATGCAGATGAGAGCTTACTTGTCGGTTGGGTGATCAGTGTACAATTTGTTCATGAGTGTTGGGTATGTGTCTGGTACATAGAACTCAGAAGCAGTACGATCAGGAACGCCTATTTCCCAAAGAGTTGGACCAGTTCTTGGAGGATCATATATGAGGACACCCAATTTGATCTTAGATCCTGCAGTTCAACATGTAAATTATGCCACCAACTAAATTATAAAGGAAATGAAACAAATTTAACCACAAGAAGACTGCTATAAGATACAAACCTTGTTGAATCGTGATATTAACACTGTACTTGTAATCCCCAATGACACCAGGAACCCATGCATACAAACTATAATTCCCAGCTCTGACATTTTTTATTGAGAAATTTCCTTTCCTGTCAGCTTGAGTCCAAAATTGATAACCCtgtaagtaaataaaaaaaacataGAAATCTCAGCCAAGAAATTCCTCATCTCACTAAATaattcataaataaattttcaagTTGGTTTCAACCTTTGCTTCAGTTTGCCATGAGCCCACATCCCCTGGGACTGCCAATCCCACATAAGCAGAACTTGCATACATTAACCTTTCACTGATGTATCGGTCACGAACTATTAATTGACCTAAAACATGCCCCCGTCGATGAGAAGAAGGGAAATCTTCAGATTGAGGAAAATTGTATGGCCAGCTTCTAACTTCAGTTGACATCTAATAATGAACATCAAGCATGAGTACTCAAAATGGCATCCAAAATTCTCATGGCAAAAAGAATGAATAATCTAGTAGATACATACTTGTTCTTTAGCATCTTCCCAAAGAGCTTGGGTATCTTCAGAAGGCGAAATAGAATTAAGATAGACATAAGCAGGGCCAAGAACTTTCTTCCATGGCTCTCCATTTCGATACTCTGTATTTAAGTCCTTCCCAGCATAATGAGTGCTAGTAAACATCTAGATGAAAATGATTGAATTAGGATGAATATATtgtatatgattaaaaaaaatggagagaaatgGCAATATCAATGCTACAATATTGAGgccttataactaaaattataaattgttaaCAAGAAGTGAAAAATTTCAGCAATTCACAGACTTACATTAAGGACAGTAGGCCCCACATGAGAGGTCAGGTCTTGCTTGATGGGCCCACCAACGCGAAATTCATTACTGGGTGTGATCATCCAAAATCCCACTGGTGGGTCTTCCGATATCCACCCGTGCACCTTGTTGTCTTTGACCTCACAGGAGTATTGGTATTTGTCATCTACCTGCAATCATCCTCCCGACAATCAACAATATTAAGTGAGAGAAAACAATTGTACACAAGATCTCAATTGTACAGAGTTTCAGCAAATATAATTTGCAAATtcctaagaaattaattaattagccattattcaaagcaacaataatgACAAATCAAAGTGTTTCTCTGGGACATTTTATCAGATAACTTACCAGCGTATGCCATAAATAACAAACTTTCAATTCCTAGcaccattttttttattttaacacaATCAAAGCACTTATCATCAatttattaatcataaaacagGAAACTGAGATGAAATTATAGTTAATTACCTCTCCTCTAAGTTCTGAGTTGATAGGACTGGTTAAGAGAACAGCTTCAGGGTAGGCCAGAGGCTGACCAGTGGCGCGATCTTCAGGCGTTGGCATTACCCTTTGCCTATCATCAGATACTGCCATGAAGTGAAACCTGACCATTGATTCCATACATAAATGATCTTGCTGCcccaacttaactaatacaaaaaaaaatgataatcagAGTTGGTTAATTCTTCTATTACTTCTTATTTTGAAGCTTGAAAACCACTCTAATTTGATCCATATCAACATCAGGCCATCCTTCTAAGCGTTCCAATATGGTATACAGATAAAGCCCTGAGCTTCCACGCCGAACTATATACCTGCAAAGTTGAAATTAGTGGCTAATTGtttaaatataattgattttaactgAAATCGAACTTATCTCACAATCCTCTGAATAAATTTTATACaggaaatcaattttttttaatatataatcgaTTCTGATTGAAATTCAAATTCAACTCAGTTTATTGAAACATGCAGTGGGAGTTCACCTTTTGTCTACGTTCAAGGGAACTGTGGATTTACCCATGGAAGGGCTCCATCTTTTGGAGAATGAAACCTCTACTTGGTCTTCATTTTCCATTATGACACTAAAATCCGTCCCTTGCAGCCTGAAAaaatagtaattaattaaaatttcaacttGGAAACAACATGATTTTAACTAGGGTTCATGCAATTATCAATTAATTAGAAATGGGTTTACTTGTCATAGATGATGGGATCTCCAGGTCGGTTCCAAACCACGTCCCAATATCTGAATTGCTAAGCACAATTAGACTTGCTAATCAcaataaagaaaattaataaaaccAACAAACAGAAATAATTAAGGAGATAAATGCACACCCTCGATTATCATCTTCATTAGCGATTTCGAGTACGTTATCGATTTCTTTGTATTTAATTCCGATGACGTCGCCGCCTGGACTAGAGAAAGTAACTTGGACAATTCCATTGTCAATCACCACCTGTAACGCATATTACTTAATTATAAGAAGCTGCTTCACAGCTTGGAATATGTTACCAAAATTTCTCCAAACACAAAGCGTTAGTTTTTTATTGGACTCAAAGGCCCAATGAAGATGAAGGGTGGGTGGAATGAAATTTTACATTGTTTGAATATCTGATATCATATAAGACTTCCAATTCAAAGCTAGCTAGTTTAGAATTCAGGACCCACGTACTCAGTTTATTTCCAGACCATTTGAAGATATAGATGTGAGAAGGGAAAAATAAGATAGAGAATGGAAGGATAATTACTCTCTGACGTTTGGTTACTTCTAGCTGAACTCCAAGAGCCGAGCTGTTATTAGTCGTCCTTAGAATTTTTCTGCAAATAGAAAAGTAATGCATGATATTTCTGATCAGCTTAAATTATATTGACTCATTTTGAATAAGCTTAACATGCTAATTATTTTACAGAAGAAAGTAAATTAGTTCAAATCCCACATTTTAtaaaagaaaactgatgagaattaTTGGAGAATGAGGCTTATTAGTCAATTGTGAGGACATGCAGACTTATTATTAGCTTTGTACTGTGGATGATgacaaaaacaaaagaaaaatcccaAAAGTTATTCTCAGTCCGTGATATGAATTTCCCGTCTCACCATCATCACAAAAAGGAAAATGTTGTGGGACCAATCCATGAAACTCGGCTCTTTCTTTTAACCTGTGCTGTAAATTttgaatgattttatttttctgaTAAGGCCTGCCCATCCCATGTAGTAGCCTAGCGTGGTGCAAAATTAGAAGCTTAAGATGCCCTTTATGCTATGAGAGGTGAAGAGGAAATAAATAGAGTTTGGAATTGAATGAAGGATAAAACAAGAAGATAAAGGCCAAGAAAGAACACAGAGGGACCCAACTGACTACACAGAATGTGGGATAAAAAAGTATTAACAAAAGTTCTTCTAGGACTCTTCTGTTGCTACTGTACACGGCATGTGAATAATAATCTCATCAATTATCTCTTGCATATTGATTATCAAATGTTTATCTTTGTCTTGCTTAACATCAAGAATTTAAGTCCTAACAAATTGCTCTCTCCCCTTTCTCGCCCCAAAAAAAAAATGacgggaaaaaaaaaatttaagtggAAGATGATGGGAAAGACCTAAACGGGGTCTTCGCGGAGGAggcaatgaggaagaagaagaagaaccaaaGAACGATAGCAAGCCAGCCAGACCCGGCAAGCAAATGCATCTTGCCCATTTTGCACGAAGAAATTCTACAAATCACaaagcaagaaaaagaaagaaagttgcCTGTGAGACAAGAAAAAGAAAactcaagaaaattaaaatcgattaaaagaaaatattataaTCACTAACCAAAAAACATAAGACATACCTTGCTTAATGTCAATGTATGCTTGAAGAAAGCTGATtttcaaagaaaaagaaagtaTTGGAAAAGGAGAAGCCCAAGGTATCTGATAAAGAGTAGTGTAACTTTTCTTCTCTCTCTGTATCTCTCTTTTTCCCAGGAAAAAGCTTAACCTGCTCAAAAGCCTCTTATATATGTTACACTTAAGGCTGCTTTAAATATGGTTATTATCTGCGTTGGAAAGGTTAAAAGAAGCCAAAGCTCTCTGCTTTTTGGTGGGTTTAAGCTTTCAAGATTTCATTTCAAAGGATTGTCTGGTCTTTTATAGGAATAATTGCTCATTCTCCTATTGGGTGATTAGAGAGAGTATCACGTGGGCATAAGAAATTTAGTTCTTTCAAACTTGCTTGTGCGCGATTTTGAAATTCTTGACGCATTTTTGGCATATATAATAACGAGTTTAGGAGGTAAATTCTAAGTCTAATTTCAATCAATTGTTGTTTAATAACGGTAAAGGCTGATGGGTGCCTAACATTTTTCAGTTTTATGGGCATTAGCATCAATATTGCGGCCGACCCAAGCCAACCCATTACAAACTTCAAttacacaatatatatatatatatatatatatatatatatatataacatttcaAGTAAAAAGTCTttttaaaataacaatttattatatatttatacattttatTATTCATAAATTACTGTTTAATTTAACTTAATCTGATAATTAAAGAAATATCACTCATTTGACGAGTCTTAAGTTTGAGTCTCATCATCTCAATCCTTTGTGAAAATATCGCCATGAATGGATGCTTAGCTGAATTGGGAAGCAAATAATGAATCGCCATAACCTCATTGTTTTGAAAGATCCTTCTGGAGGGTGTTTTGACTAATTAGACAATACAGAGTCATACTTTTCAAAGGGTTAGAGATGTTaggaatattatataattaacatGCACTCAACAAGAAAATTGGCTCATTACTTCCATATGGAAGCTGCTTTCTTGTTTTTTGTTGAACAACGCATGATTCCTTAATGAATTTGTTAACTAACCCCACTTTTGTTCAATTATCACCTTCCCATCAGTTGGTAAACGGTCCTAATAGATTGTgactcagtttttttttttttttcttctaaactTACCTTCTTCATAGATTGTAAAGTCAACAAGTTTAACAAATACCCTTTGtccttatttttatttgcataattatattACTTTTATTCTTATCCTAATTAATCAATCTTATCCTCATTCTATTGTTATTTCATATTAGTTTaagataaaatatttatattatgcataaaattttaataaaattttttgctTTAAATTGACTTTTAAGGTGAAGTTAGATTCAATTCATCTTCTTTATATGATATCAGAGTCTATCATAATTTAATATTGAGCCGTCTGTAAATGTGTTTATTAGCAAATTTTACACCTCAAACATTTATGTCTGGACGTAAGGGTAGTATGTTGTTTTACATTAGTTTGGGATAAAATATTTATGCTATATATAAGACTATAATCTTTTTTTCCTTGAATTAGCTTTTGGGTTGAAATTatatctaatttatttttttctaatccAATAGCTGAAAAAATATCAAATTCGAGTCCCTACCCCCAATctcttacttaaaaaaaaaatagaaagtctatccatttatttatttcattttcttttagtttaatCTTTTATTATTCTCACCATTATTTGATTATTTTGACGAGAATAACCACAATTCTATATTTTTCTCAGTAATTAGGCGAAATctgaaaacaagaaaaaaaaaattgacttaTGATATTTCAAATTACAATGATGCCTAATTGATAATGACGAGTCAAGCATTGACAGTTGTTTGTATTCATAATATttcaagaaaagaaaaatctttCAAGAAAATGAAGGGAATTGCACCTTGTTAAttaacaagaaaaaataaaaaagaattccAATTTGAAAATAGAAAATAGAGAAATATGAATCCTGTTTTCTCATGGTCTAGTTATTTTGTTTTGTTATTGGAATAATTGGTATTTAGCCACATGTGAAATTGTTAGTAGAAAAATCATCTTGTTGTATTTTTTTGTAAtagatagaatatatatatattatttataaaaaaaattaaaataaatataatataatataaaatttagatagtATAATTTTTCATTAAGCTATATTCACGAGtatgttattttttattattaataaattgaaaatttattattattaataaattgaaaatttattatttaactattaattatgttgaaattaatgatttaatgtttatattttttaaaatatatatatttagtcTCTCATATTTAATGTAATTagctatttttaaatattttttaaataccaACATTGTTTTTGTGAGTTTTTAATAAATTaagaacattttgatcaaattaaGTAAATCTAACAATTATTTTTAGGGACATAAGCTTTAAATCAATGTGCAATCGGCTAATTATTAATGGCTAACATTGCGAAGGCCTTAATGGAATTAAATTGCATCGAAAAGCTGCTTTGGATCGTTGTGCGTTGGATGGTGACGGCAAGCAGCTGAAACAGAAAGAGATCCCCAAATAAAGACGACAGTGATCACGGACATAAACACAAAGGACAAATGCTCCCGtgactttaacaatcccaatgaTTTTACCTACTCCTACTCGTAATTGCACATTCCCATGCCACGTTGCACCTCCTGCTGCCCTGCTTTTAACCAGTTCCATTTCtgtttctttactattattaaaATGGAAttttcaaccttttttttttcaataatttttaatattttgtcaAACAATAAAAACTATATTATGATAACTTTTTTATAAACTATAATTTATTTTCCAaattttggtaaaatttattacttaattattatattttcatgACTTAATGATTACGTTTTTAAatttaagtaattttatttttaaaatttaataaaatttataatttagtatCTATCATTATAATCATGTTAAGTTATTATTAATTTAAGTAAAAATATCAAATTGcacttatctttatttttaatttaaaaataatttaatttttaaaattttattttcttaattatttaatctctaaaatatttattttattaataattagtctttacatttttaaaatatgagttgtattaaattaaaaaattttaaatttaaaccatgaaaatatgaattaattactttaaactttttaaaaattttaattaattataaaatcatccatatattttacaaattgatccttaaatattataattatttatgaataaaccattataattttgtaaatatctatttaagttattattattttaataatatataaataattatatatatttatttatttatcaatttataatattttcatatattatattatattatattattatacataaaaaaaggaaaaaaatatgaCTATTGAtgcaaataattattaaaataaaattttaaggattaaattattttcaaattgtaaataaagttaaaaatattttaataattttactaaatttaataagaaattaatcatAATTCTAACGACAAAAgattaatttttaagtttaacTAAATTGCCAATACAATACAATCTCAAGGACTAAActtttttcatatttaaaatagAATTAaggatattttagttatttttttctAAAGTTAATggtaacttaattaaaattttaatggtagtaactaaattataaattttatcaaattttacagattaaattattaaattttgaaaatataaaaattaaattttaggttTATCAAATCCCGTAAATTAAATTATAGTTTACCTTTTCTTCAAACGAAAAGAGTAGAAGCTACAAATTTATTCCAATTTATGAAATAAGGAGACGAAAAGAACAATTAGTTTTGATATTTAACTTATGTaagttttaattgtaattttatcgaattaattaaaaataaatttttaattttgttaatttctatcgataattttaattttaggaaagatattataataacaataattttaatcttaaattcgattttaattaattatataaaattaaaattatacttttaattaattaaataaaattataattattgctAGAATTAGCCCAAATTACCAAAACTATTGACCTTTCTCTTGTGTGATTCAAGCTTGACTTATTATTTTGTTAATTTGACTTTGACATAATATAactttgaaattttaaaattctaaaaataagtataatattattaaattaaaaatcattCATATACTTAAAAAAATCATTGATATATTTTTGAGTTTATATATAATATGAAAATGATAATTAcatacaataaaaataattatgaataattttaaaattaaaaatctgAATCCTACTTTATTCAAATAATCTCTGAatagaatattttaattatttatatttatattttttttctcttataaaaatattatattgttcccatcttattatttttattaataaaatactaAATTTTCTCTAAAAATAGTATGAAATtaacaacatattaatattttataagataaaataaatattaatttatttataattttttatttttaagtaaaatttactaacttataattcaaatcaaacaccctttaaattttaattatgaaaaaaataaaaaaaaaatacataactGTATCCAAATATAATGTTCCTTGTGTGGGTATtgaataacattttttttttttttaccaaaagAATAAAGAAATAGAATTTGAAAGTTGAAAACAGATGGATGATCATCCAACATGAGGAAAATATCGAACTTACGTGCGTGCCTAATAAGAGAAGTATGAAAGGAACAGAACCAAGTCATTATGTTTTAGCTTTTGACGGAAATTGGGAAAGTGGAATTCAAAGAAAGATTATTATTCGCTGAAAACCAGCGTAATTATGCCTTTTCCCCCGGCCTAAAATAACATTGGTCAAACTTCTGCACCCCGTTAATTGGAGAGTTGCCCACGTCAACACCaacctctctttttcttctctggtGTCCTCTTACCATTCCACTTTCCATGTTTTTTTGGAATGGATTCCAGAATTGAGAAAGGAGATTCCAATTGGAATGTTCGCATGAAATGTAACTATTCTCAAAATATTCAAGTATTTAATCTGATATGGTTCGATCACAATTATGATTTTAacattaattatgattttaacagTCACTCGTTACTATTAGTGAAATGTGTATTTTTTAACTTTTcgacaaaaaaaaaaacataatttgGTCATTGAAAGATTTGCCTTATAAGGTACTAGAATTCTAATCAAATACAACTTTATCTACTGCATACATCTCTAATTTTTTGGATCATATGTTTTGCTTTCAATGAAACTCTATtgggtagtattttattttgcaCACACTTTTAACAGATATAATTCTCTCTTTGATGTCTTTTTAAGAATTTACATATCTGTAGTCAAATATGTTATTCCTTCtattaatttaatcttaaattatcCTACTGTTTCTTCACTAATTTAAATATTGGAATAGTTATTCAAGCTAATCTATATACTCAAAAGTTTCACAATGATAAAAGAAACACCGAAAATATATTAATGAAAGAAGTGAGATAAGAGTGGTCATTATATTAACTTATAAGTTAAAGAAActacttaaaataaattaaaaatcatatCTTACTTATAATTTACCTacttattttgaaattattttgttaccgagtaaaaaattaaattactttaataattttgaaaaatatcaacataacttttattttaataaatacaaTGTTAGGAGTTCTTGGTCCAGTCAATTTCTGTTAAAATAAAGTCCTATTCTTCAGGAAGTCCTATTCTTTTGGGACTGTTAGGATTTATCtgctgttatttttcttttcaacaACTTTACGTTATTTGTGTTTATCTATCTTTTGTAAGGCTATATATTGACATGTCTAATTTCAATAAGATTATCACTTGGAAATCCAATTGTTTATGTTTCTGGTTTAGTTATTTTACTGTAAGACTCTACAATTGGTAGGTTTTGAAAAAAGGGAAGTAGCAATCTTGAGTGATCAAACACGAGAGTATGAGTGA
This sequence is a window from Hevea brasiliensis isolate MT/VB/25A 57/8 chromosome 10, ASM3005281v1, whole genome shotgun sequence. Protein-coding genes within it:
- the LOC110648182 gene encoding rhamnogalacturonate lyase B, which gives rise to MGKMHLLAGSGWLAIVLWFFFFFLIASSAKTPFRKILRTTNNSSALGVQLEVTKRQRVVIDNGIVQVTFSSPGGDVIGIKYKEIDNVLEIANEDDNRGYWDVVWNRPGDPIIYDKLQGTDFSVIMENEDQVEVSFSKRWSPSMGKSTVPLNVDKRYIVRRGSSGLYLYTILERLEGWPDVDMDQIRVVFKLQNKKFHFMAVSDDRQRVMPTPEDRATGQPLAYPEAVLLTSPINSELRGEVDDKYQYSCEVKDNKVHGWISEDPPVGFWMITPSNEFRVGGPIKQDLTSHVGPTVLNMFTSTHYAGKDLNTEYRNGEPWKKVLGPAYVYLNSISPSEDTQALWEDAKEQMSTEVRSWPYNFPQSEDFPSSHRRGHVLGQLIVRDRYISERLMYASSAYVGLAVPGDVGSWQTEAKGYQFWTQADRKGNFSIKNVRAGNYSLYAWVPGVIGDYKYSVNITIQQGSKIKLGVLIYDPPRTGPTLWEIGVPDRTASEFYVPDTYPTLMNKLYTDHPTDKFRQYGLWERYADLYPKNDVIYNVGVSNHIQDWFFAHVTRGIGNKTYEATTWQIIFELESVNQSGNYTLQVALASATMSELQVRVNDADANRPLFTTGLIGKDNAIARHGIHGLYRFYSIQVPSSQLLQGNNIIYLAQTRSDSPFFGIMYDYIRLESPTET